A portion of the Malania oleifera isolate guangnan ecotype guangnan chromosome 3, ASM2987363v1, whole genome shotgun sequence genome contains these proteins:
- the LOC131150546 gene encoding NADP-dependent glyceraldehyde-3-phosphate dehydrogenase-like — MAGTGVFAEIVDGEVFKYYSEGQWKKSSSGKSVPIINPTTRKTHFKVQACTQEEVNKVIEAAKTAQKVWAKTPLWKRAELLHKAAAILKEHKGPIAECLVKEIAKPAKDAATEVVRSGDLVSYCAEEGLRILGEGKFLVSDSFPGNERTKYCLTSKIPLGVILAIPPFNYPVNLAVSKIAPALIAGNSLVLKPPTQGAVAALHMVHCFHLAGFPKGLISCVTGKGSEIGDFLTMHPGVNCISFTGGDTGIAISKKSGMIPLQMELGGKDACIILEDADLDLAAANIIKGGFSYSGQRCTAVKVVLVMESVADALVAKVNAKLAKLTVGSPEDDCDITPVVTESSANFIEGLVMDAKQKEATFCQVYKREGNLIWPLLLDNVRPDMRIAWEEPFGPVLPVIRINSVEEGIHHCNASNFGLQGCVFTRDINKAILISDAMEAGTVQINSAPARGPDHFPFQGLRDSGIGSQGITNSINMMTKIKSTVINLPTPSYTMG; from the exons ATGGCGGGAACAGGAGTATTTGCAGAGATCGTAGACGGAGAAGTGTTCAAGTACTACTCGGAGGGCCAGTGGAAGAAGTCCTCCTCTGGGAAATCTGTGCCCATCATCAACCCCACCACCAGAAAGACCCATTTCAAGGTTCAAG CTTGCACGCAAGAGGAGGTGAACAAGGTCATTGAAGCAGCAAAAACAGCGCAGAAAGTATGGGCAAAGACGCCGTTGTGGAAGAGAGCAGAATTGCTTCACAAGGCTGCTGCGATTCTCAAAGAGCATAAAGGCCCGATCGCTGAGTGCCTTGTGAAGGAGATAGCCAAACCAGCCAAAGATGCTGCGACGGAA GTTGTAAGGTCTGGGGATTTGGTGTCCTACTGTGCTGAAGAGGGGCTTAGGATTCTTGGGGAGGGGAAGTTTCTGGTTTCTGATAGCTTTCCTGGGAATGAGAGGACAAAGTACTGTCTTACTTCCAAG ATTCCATTGGGGGTTATTTTAGCTATACCCCCCTTCAACTATCCCGTAAATCTTGCTGTCTCAAAAATTGCTCCTGCACTCATTGCTGGCAACTCCCTTGTTCTGAAGCCCCCAACACAG GGTGCTGTAGCTGCACTTCACATGGTTCATTGCTTTCACTTGGCTGGTTTCCCCAAGGGCCTTATCAGTTGTGTCACAGGAAAAGGTTCTGAGATTGGTGACTTCCTTACAATGCATCCAGGGGTAAATTGTATAAG CTTCACTGGTGGAGACACTGGAATTGCTATCTCAAAAAAATCGGGCATGATCCCTCTTCAGATGGAACTGGGTGGAAAAGATGCCTGCATCATTCTGGAAGATGCTGATTTGGATTTGGCTGCAGCAAACATAATAAAAGGAGGATTCTCTTACAG TGGTCAAAGATGCACAGCAGTTAAGGTTGTGTTGGTAATGGAATCAGTTGCTGATGCTCTTGTCGCAAAAGTTAATGCTAAATTGGCAAAGCTCACTGTTGGATCACCTGAGGATGACTGCGATATCACTCCAGTTGTTACAGAATCCTCTGCTAACTTTATTGAAGGATTAGTAATGGATGCCAAGCAGAAAGAAGCAACATTTTGCCAGGTGTACAAGAGGGAGGGTAACCTAATATGGCCATTGCTTCTAGATAATGTTCGACCTGACATGAGGATTGCCTGGGAGGAGCCGTTTGGCCCAGTTCTGCCAGTTATTAGGATAAATTCTGTTGAAGAGGGAATCCATCATTGCAACGCCAGCAATTTTGGGCTCCAG GGTTGTGTGTTTACGAGAGACATAAACAAAGCGATTTTGATCAGTGATGCAATGGAGGCAGGAACTGTCCAGATTAATTCAGCACCAGCTCGCGGCCCAGATCACTTTCCTTTCCAG GGTTTGAGGGACAGCGGAATTGGTTCCCAAGGAATCACCAACAGTATCAATATGATGACGAAAATCAAGAGCACTGTTATCAACTTGCCAACCCCTTCTTACACAATGGGTTGA